The Malus sylvestris chromosome 14, drMalSylv7.2, whole genome shotgun sequence genome segment ttTTGCCCTTTTCTTCTTATACACATCAATGTtgatataaaaagtaaaaactatATCTTCATGAATCAAATGACAAATAAACATATGTACATTTTACAGGGTTACCAGAAATTGTCATCAAATGCTACCCTGGTTGACGGAGACGgatcctcatcttcttccattTCAAACTCTGACTCTCCAGACCTGAATTCAGACTAGATAGCAGCAAGATTCTTCAAATCAACCATTGATAGCTCGTCCAGTCGCCTAACCACCAAGTCTGCAGCTGCAAGCTCATATACAGGATGCTTGCTTGCAACAACCACACACTTCATCCTGGCATCGTGGGCAGCCTCAACTGTCTGATTCGAGTTCCCAAACACAATACACCGCTCAAGTATGAACTTTAGAAGTTGTGCCATGTACTCAAACATTTCTGGATTAGGTTTTACCCTTTGAACATCTTCTACAGCTACCATCACACTGAAATATTCTTCAATACCAATGGATCCCATTGCAGCCTCAAGAGTTTTTCGAGGGCGTGTGGAGACCAGTGTCGTTGGTATCTTGGAATGCATCAAGACATTCACAAACTCTCTTGACCCAGCTCGCAATTGATATATTCCACCCTGCAAAGCTTGGTTTATGTCTTCCCTTCGAGCAGCCATTCTTCTCAACTGCGCTGGGTCTCGAGACCAACATAGAACTTCCGACATTGCCTGTTCATTCTTCATACCTTCTATTCTTCTAAGCATGAAAGCCGAGGGAGGAGATTTTCCCTCTTCTTGAGAAAGAACTAGCCAGGCTTGCTTCTCAAGATCAGTATTGTCTTCAATCAAAACTCCTTCCCACTCGAATATTACAACTAGCCAACCACTCCCTATCCGCTCCTGCCGAAGCAAGGGATTGTGTAGTGAAGGGTTATATGCTCTATTCTCTGGTGGCCACAACCCAGGTTTTGGATCTACACCGGTATCAATTGGATAATTCCATTTATGAGGAAGTTTATCCTCCTTGAATGAATACGTCTCCTTCGCCAACTCCATTGCAAGGGCCTTGATCGAAGAATTCTTTGACTGACCAACCCTCAACCTTGGCAAAGGAGAAGCCATAACAACCCTTCTACCAAGAACTTCCGCTACTGGAAACCGACAGTTATCAGGCAATCTCCTTTTGTTGGAGAAATTCTTAACGAAGGCTCCCGTATATAACGGTCGATGTCCAAGaaaagacgttaaagcaagtgaTTCAGCCATCCTCGACtcactgaaaaaaaaagaaaaaagaaaaaaagaggtaGCACCTTTCATTTACCATTTGAGTTGCTAGTACTTTgtttaaaaatgcatttctctTACGTGTCAGAAAATTTATAAGGTCGATTGCTactttttttaagttaataaaTTGGGTTGtgcaatatattttatttaaaaatattgtttaGCAAAGAATTTAGAATAAAAATTGAACATATGATATTAAgatatttgattttttaaaataaaaaataaaatttgaagagtgttatttttagttgtgattgtgtaaatcaaaGATGGATTTGGTTTCTAGATTATCTATTAATCTAGTTGTTCTTTTCCTatggtatcgtttggtatgcagacgggacgggatggGATGGGAcaagacgggacggaacggagagggagcaaagatgccctcggatggaaacaaggaggaaaaagaaggagacggagaggttataattttgtgttccacagatgtggaacgagtcgttccagggAGTGAGATGGAatgaaaattcacccaaaacttGTCCCGTGGAACAGGATGTTCCACTTGTTTTAGGCGCATCAAACGTGGAACGGTACGCCTCGTCCCACTCCGTTCCGTCCCATCCcatgtaccaaacggtacctataGGATTGTATTTACTTGGAGAACAAGTTCCTTTCagctactataaataaatgcacTGTGTTGGGTGGAATACACACAAGAATCCTAAGCATTCTACAACCTCTCCACTCTCTCTTTTTACATTTTCACTAACCTCTTCAAGAGGATCGAGCACGTTTAGCTCCTTGATATTATTTTGCCTTACTTTTGAACGAGAAAACAAAGGATTTCTCCGGAAGGCATTCATCATACTAATGTGATCTTCCAGAATTGGGCCCCTAGAATTTTGTAACCCGTCGAGCTTTATGCTCACTTCGTTTGAATACTTATTCACGAGTTTCTGTAAATGTTTGTTTATTCTCTTTCTTCAATACCTTATTTTTGTGTCGAAGATTTAAACCTTGGGAGTTTATACTTCGATACTTCTGGCTTGTAGGCGTTGACTCGTGTTTACCACAGAAGCCACACTTCGATTACTCAAAAGAGTCATGAACGGCTTGTGTGTCCGTTGTTGTTACTAAGAAATAGTTGATCTTCTGGAATGAGAATATCTTTCAATATGCTTTTGAGGAGCAAGATTATATGATATCATGTCATTAGGGAGCgagattatctcatatcatgtttccATCTTTTTGGTAAACATCATGTTTCCATCTTTGGTGAAGTTCTTTGGTTCACCAAATGCTGTCATCAAATTCAGCTAGTTTTCTTGACCTTGCAAGACCAAGATATGACAGAAGAGAGAGCTTGCATTCTAAGCATATTACTTCTATCCTTTCTTGATTACTGACCAAGCCTTTTCTCTAGCACTTGAAAAGAGTATCAGATTATTTGCGTATAGTTTCTCAATTCCTCCCCGATTGCTAAAGGGAAAATTGCATAATTTCCTTTCCCCATCAATTTAGATGAAAAGTTTCTTAGCCTACGATTTCAATCCAAGcttgtttcaaattttttgtttgaatcCCATGTACATTGATGAATTCTTATTAGTATTGACATTCCTTGTACTTGTACAAATATTAGTGATGTTGTCGAGCTGGGATGACAATGTTTTGCTTGTAAGCATAATGGTAATGTTGCCACCTTGTTTACGACGATTGTACTTGGGAACTAGTACTTGGAATTGTTGAACTTGTTGTTAACTAATTCTGTGGATGGTTGTTAGGATTGGTACTGAAAATTTCgaggacaaaatttttttttaagggggAAACTGGATTTCACTGTcataatctacatatttgtattattgagattttatattatttttcgagaaattatattaatttatttggatttaaattttaattaaattagttactaagtttgaagtttggaaattaattatctaaaattcaccttttgaggtcacaagTAACGTTTTCGAATAGATCTTGAAACTACGAGCGCATAGGCAAAAGCCGTTTgagagtccggattataacggtatagatACGGACATTTGAAGTTGTGTTACTTAActatagattttaaatttatttaaactcCTACCTTGTGGGAAAGAGGCCAATCAAAATTTATGTTGGTCAAGGGAGGACCAAtcaaaaaaagggaaaggaggggaaaggcgagaagaagaaaatagggGGAATCAGGTAGCAGCCAACCCTACCCGATGACTTTCAAACTCGACGCCATTCACGGCGTTCCACAACGAATCGATGCAAATTGCCACCTGGAAACAACTCCCTAGccttccctcttccatttccaaccAAATTGTATTGGGTTTGaacatgggtttgagaagaATGAAACATGTGGGTTTCGAGGGTGTCATGACGGAATCCGACGATCGTGAAGGTTATGTtgagcaccaccaccatcaaaccACTCCCATTAaggccaggaacaaagcccaatcaaCATTTGGGGCAGCGAAGCGACGAAATGAACAAATCGATGTTCACCCTTTTAGGGTTTTCCAGCGGTTCTTGATGATTTCAGGTCACTtctcggccaaattggacttggtcaCATGTATGAAAATTGTTCCCCACACTGAGATCTACATGCCTATAAAATttagtaattttaaaaaatagttgaatttccCGGCGAGTCGGAGTGGCTGACCACAACACACGGCGGCGCATGCGGTAGCGCATGGCCAATGGGCAGATGATGTCTTTCTTAACTTCAATTAGATGCCCTAATTCCATAATGGATGTCCGTATGacgtaatttgattgtttgaaattagtttcattacgatacaTTACTTGGTCAAAATATGAAACGACAATTcgactgttggatcgtcaccaaaactTAATGAAttatagaaaataatatttgaggataattGGAATTGACGGATCCGTAATCCGACATACAGATCATCCTGAATTAGATTTCTAAGTTAGGCAAATTAATTGTTAACTGCCACTTAATTCTAGCAATTGGCAgagatccgactgttggatcgtgatgatattttagtatgttgttattTGAGCATAATGTAGACCCTAGGAAGTTACAGATCAATATTGTgatgtacggatcttccggattaaATTGCTAGGGTGTGGACCCCACCGTTGACTTTTAGACAACGGGTTGTGAACcatttgaattactaaaattagtattactGGAGACTCAGTGAAGCTTTGCGGATTTGTCTCGGTGAGTgattttaatatatgtg includes the following:
- the LOC126600556 gene encoding 5-amino-6-(5-phospho-D-ribitylamino)uracil phosphatase, chloroplastic-like, whose protein sequence is MAESLALTSFLGHRPLYTGAFVKNFSNKRRLPDNCRFPVAEVLGRRVVMASPLPRLRVGQSKNSSIKALAMELAKETYSFKEDKLPHKWNYPIDTGVDPKPGLWPPENRAYNPSLHNPLLRQERIGSGWLVVIFEWEGVLIEDNTDLEKQAWLVLSQEEGKSPPSAFMLRRIEGMKNEQAMSEVLCWSRDPAQLRRMAARREDINQALQGGIYQLRAGSREFVNVLMHSKIPTTLVSTRPRKTLEAAMGSIGIEEYFSVMVAVEDVQRVKPNPEMFEYMAQLLKFILERCIVFGNSNQTVEAAHDARMKCVVVASKHPVYELAAADLVVRRLDELSMVDLKNLAAI